In a genomic window of Desulfobacterales bacterium:
- a CDS encoding histone deacetylase: protein MKIFYTDSFTIPLAENHTFPIGKYALLRKRIENSNRFSPQQLCVPHAATDIEICRSHDPEYLQRLQQGQLTAKETRRIGLPWSQELVERARRSAGATVDACFAALDDGVAVHLGGGTHHAFKDRGQGYCVFNDSAIAVRALQADTHIKRVLILDCDVHQGNGTAALLQKDPNVFTFSIHGKNNFPFRKEKSDLDIALDDGTDDRVYLDALDNGIRASLKEAKADAVIYLAGADPFTEDRFGRLDVSKEGLAERDRLVLRYCRDAGLPVAVTMAGGYAPNIKDTVDIHFNTVCIAAEFQKS from the coding sequence TTGAAAATTTTTTATACGGATTCATTTACCATTCCCCTGGCGGAGAATCATACTTTTCCGATCGGCAAGTATGCCCTCCTGCGTAAACGAATTGAAAATTCCAACCGATTCTCTCCCCAGCAATTATGTGTCCCCCACGCGGCAACCGATATTGAAATCTGCCGCTCTCACGATCCGGAATACCTGCAGCGGTTGCAGCAAGGCCAGTTGACCGCCAAAGAGACCCGGCGTATCGGGCTGCCCTGGTCGCAAGAGCTCGTTGAGCGCGCCAGGCGATCGGCCGGGGCCACTGTTGACGCTTGTTTTGCAGCCCTTGATGATGGTGTTGCAGTTCATCTGGGCGGCGGGACCCACCATGCCTTCAAAGACCGGGGCCAGGGGTATTGTGTGTTCAATGATAGCGCCATTGCGGTGAGAGCGCTTCAGGCGGATACCCATATCAAGCGTGTGCTCATTCTAGATTGCGATGTACACCAGGGTAACGGCACTGCAGCGCTGCTGCAGAAGGACCCGAATGTTTTTACCTTTTCGATCCATGGAAAAAACAATTTTCCCTTCCGCAAAGAAAAAAGTGACCTGGATATTGCCCTGGATGATGGGACTGATGATCGGGTGTATCTGGATGCTTTGGACAACGGCATAAGGGCGTCCTTAAAAGAGGCCAAAGCCGATGCGGTCATCTACCTGGCCGGGGCAGATCCTTTTACCGAAGACCGTTTCGGGCGCCTGGATGTGAGCAAAGAGGGTCTGGCAGAACGGGATCGACTGGTGTTGCGGTATTGCCGGGACGCCGGACTGCCGGTAGCTGTTACCATGGCCGGCGGCTATGCCCCCAACATCAAAGACACCGTAGACATTCATTTCAATACCGTCTGCATCGCCGCTGAATTTCAGAAGTCCTGA
- a CDS encoding tryptophanase — protein MKIIIEPFKIKSVEPLRFTSREEREAILKKAGYNLFGIQAEDVLIDLLTDSGTAAMSAHQWGGMIEGDEAYAGSRSFSRLEQTVRDLTGFRHIIPTHQGRAAEKILFSIVGGQDKIVPNNTHFDTTRANVEMSEAEALDLPIADGLDPNLVADFKGNMDLDALESLLQREGPERIPLVMLTVTNNANAGQPVSMENIRQTAEICRAHGIPFFLDACRFAENAYFIKLREPGYANKTAREIAREMFSYADGCTMSGKKDGLVNMGGFLAVNDDQLAGRARNILIVTEGFPTYGGLAGHDLEAFARGLDEVLEEDYLKYRIRSVAYLGEHIAALGAPIFQPPGGHAIYIDAGAFLAHIPPHQYPGQALACELYLVGGIRSCEIGSVMFGKTDPKSGEFKAAPLEMVRLAIPRRVYTKSQIDYVVECIESVFEKRDEIKGMRITYEPPILRHFTAQFEPL, from the coding sequence ATGAAAATCATCATCGAGCCGTTTAAAATTAAAAGTGTCGAGCCGCTGCGCTTTACCAGCCGTGAGGAGCGCGAGGCCATCTTAAAGAAAGCCGGATACAATCTGTTCGGCATCCAGGCCGAGGATGTGTTGATCGATCTGCTGACCGACAGCGGCACGGCGGCCATGAGTGCCCACCAGTGGGGCGGTATGATCGAAGGTGATGAGGCCTATGCAGGTTCCAGAAGCTTTTCACGGCTTGAGCAAACCGTCAGGGATCTGACCGGCTTCCGGCACATCATCCCCACCCACCAGGGACGCGCAGCCGAAAAAATCCTGTTCAGCATCGTCGGCGGACAGGACAAAATTGTCCCCAATAACACCCATTTTGACACCACCCGCGCCAATGTGGAGATGAGCGAGGCAGAAGCCCTTGATCTGCCGATCGCTGACGGGCTTGATCCGAACTTGGTCGCTGATTTTAAGGGCAATATGGACCTCGACGCCCTGGAATCCCTGCTGCAAAGAGAGGGTCCGGAACGCATTCCGCTGGTGATGCTGACCGTCACCAATAACGCCAATGCCGGCCAACCGGTTTCGATGGAAAATATTCGTCAAACCGCCGAAATCTGTCGCGCCCATGGCATCCCCTTTTTCCTGGATGCTTGCCGCTTTGCCGAAAATGCTTATTTCATCAAACTCAGAGAGCCCGGTTATGCGAACAAAACCGCCCGGGAAATTGCCCGGGAGATGTTTTCGTACGCGGATGGCTGCACTATGAGCGGCAAAAAAGACGGCCTGGTCAATATGGGCGGTTTTCTGGCGGTCAACGATGATCAGCTGGCCGGCCGGGCCCGCAACATTCTGATTGTCACCGAGGGCTTTCCCACCTATGGCGGGTTGGCCGGTCACGACCTGGAGGCCTTTGCACGCGGGCTGGACGAGGTGTTAGAAGAAGACTATCTTAAATATCGAATTCGGTCGGTTGCCTATCTGGGTGAACATATAGCGGCGCTCGGTGCCCCGATTTTTCAGCCACCCGGCGGACACGCCATTTATATCGATGCCGGGGCATTTTTAGCGCATATCCCGCCGCATCAATACCCGGGCCAGGCCCTGGCCTGCGAGCTCTATCTGGTTGGTGGCATCCGCTCCTGTGAAATCGGCAGCGTGATGTTTGGCAAAACCGACCCGAAAAGCGGCGAATTCAAAGCAGCCCCCCTGGAAATGGTGCGCCTGGCGATCCCCCGCAGGGTGTATACAAAAAGCCAAATCGATTATGTGGTCGAGTGCATTGAATCAGTTTTTGAAAAAAGGGATGAGATCAAAGGCATGCGCATCACTTACGAGCCCCCCATACTTAGGCACTTCACAGCCCAATTCGAACCTTTGTAG
- a CDS encoding ATP-binding cassette domain-containing protein, with translation MSPPIIEFKNVTKRFGQRTILDGVNLTISEGDVTTIIGKSGEGKSVLLKHIIGLLKPEEGSVLFRGQPIEKMSRKKWNDYLSQCSYMFQSNALFDSKTVYENVAMPLRKFNRLTKKQIHDRIMARLEQTELIEVAHRYPSELSGGMQKRTALARAMVTDPKIVLFDELTTGQDPIRRNAILGMIAEYKRKYGFTAVLISHDIPDVFFISDHILALYGKKIVFQGTPEAFEEFQHPFYDEIIDSIENLQDELTGMHSRRQFKVRYQTDLARNNGHRHYIVVVFTLEDLDRMIDNLGHTATQVGIRKMGEYINKHFGLVGGFSARRRVNQFSTVLPFSDLDEAEGILANFTRDFKQNGLLSIERAAREVNPEMRCFDFLVTAGMARGGDNVELASIMEFAEFKKAPIAQFQCNI, from the coding sequence ATGAGCCCTCCTATAATAGAATTTAAAAATGTTACCAAACGATTTGGCCAGCGCACCATCCTGGATGGCGTCAACTTAACCATATCTGAAGGTGATGTGACCACCATCATCGGGAAAAGCGGCGAGGGTAAAAGTGTCCTACTCAAGCACATCATCGGTCTGCTGAAACCGGAAGAGGGTAGTGTGCTTTTTCGAGGCCAGCCCATCGAAAAAATGTCGCGTAAAAAATGGAATGACTATTTATCGCAGTGCAGCTACATGTTTCAGAGCAACGCGCTTTTTGACTCTAAAACGGTTTATGAAAATGTGGCCATGCCGTTGAGAAAATTCAACCGACTCACCAAAAAGCAAATTCATGACCGGATAATGGCCCGTCTGGAGCAAACCGAGCTCATTGAAGTGGCTCACAGATACCCATCCGAGCTCTCGGGCGGGATGCAAAAACGAACCGCGCTGGCCCGGGCTATGGTAACCGATCCGAAAATCGTTTTGTTCGACGAATTGACCACCGGCCAGGACCCCATTCGCCGGAATGCAATCCTGGGTATGATCGCCGAATACAAAAGAAAATATGGTTTTACGGCGGTTTTAATCAGTCACGATATTCCGGATGTATTTTTCATTTCCGATCACATATTGGCCCTTTATGGCAAAAAAATAGTTTTTCAGGGCACCCCTGAAGCCTTTGAGGAATTCCAGCATCCCTTTTACGATGAGATCATCGACAGCATCGAAAATTTGCAGGATGAATTAACCGGTATGCATTCCAGGCGCCAATTTAAGGTGCGCTATCAAACCGATCTGGCCCGCAATAACGGGCATAGACATTACATTGTTGTTGTCTTTACCCTGGAGGATCTGGATCGCATGATCGATAACCTGGGGCACACCGCCACCCAGGTCGGCATCCGCAAAATGGGCGAATACATCAATAAACATTTTGGTCTGGTCGGCGGGTTTTCTGCCCGCCGCCGTGTCAATCAATTCAGCACTGTTTTGCCGTTTTCCGATCTGGATGAAGCCGAAGGAATCCTGGCTAACTTTACGCGGGATTTTAAACAAAACGGATTGCTAAGCATCGAAAGGGCAGCCAGGGAGGTTAACCCTGAGATGCGCTGCTTTGACTTTCTGGTTACTGCTGGAATGGCCCGCGGCGGTGATAATGTTGAGCTGGCTTCTATTATGGAGTTTGCGGAATTTAAGAAGGCGCCTATTGCGCAATTTCAGTGCAACATCTAG
- a CDS encoding dienelactone hydrolase family protein, giving the protein MITQNVSIPVGETESVSGILSVPENFERQKTRGVIFAHGAANDMHNPLIKYVSRELVQAGYLTLRFNFLYKEKGKKSPDSQAKLVQTWQRVYHFLNTHPEFSPQSIVACGKSMGGRVASQMVAEDLLPVSQLIFLGYPLHAPGKKDQLRDAHLYQIKVPMLFLAGTRDALCDLERLDSVLDRLKAHWHLEIIEGGDHSFRVPKNHPISQDDTYAQILKAALNWLSAQP; this is encoded by the coding sequence ATGATCACCCAAAATGTGTCGATCCCGGTGGGAGAAACCGAGAGCGTCTCAGGGATCCTTTCGGTACCCGAGAATTTTGAGCGCCAAAAAACCAGGGGTGTTATTTTTGCTCACGGTGCCGCCAATGACATGCATAATCCACTGATTAAATATGTATCCCGGGAACTTGTGCAGGCGGGATATCTGACGCTGCGGTTTAATTTTCTTTACAAGGAAAAAGGAAAAAAATCTCCCGATTCCCAAGCCAAACTGGTTCAAACCTGGCAACGTGTATATCATTTTTTGAATACCCATCCCGAATTTAGCCCGCAAAGTATTGTTGCCTGCGGAAAATCCATGGGCGGACGCGTCGCTTCCCAGATGGTGGCCGAAGATCTGCTTCCGGTAAGCCAGCTGATTTTTCTGGGATATCCGCTGCATGCCCCCGGAAAAAAGGACCAATTACGGGACGCCCACCTATACCAGATAAAGGTCCCGATGCTTTTTTTGGCCGGCACGCGTGATGCCCTGTGTGATCTGGAGCGTCTCGATTCGGTGCTGGATCGCCTGAAAGCGCACTGGCACTTAGAAATCATTGAGGGGGGTGATCATTCTTTTCGGGTACCCAAAAACCATCCGATATCCCAGGATGATACCTACGCGCAGATATTGAAAGCCGCCTTGAACTGGCTGAGCGCGCAACCGTGA